From a region of the Rathayibacter sp. VKM Ac-2804 genome:
- a CDS encoding rhamnulokinase family protein, which translates to MKAVAAVDLGATSGRVILGYVGHDELRMRHVARFPNQPVRVQEGAESALHWNILELHRSLTTGLTNALRDEPEVVSIGIDSWAVDYALLRQGRMLGAPYHYRDERTARGVADVHARIGAEELYARNGLQHLPFNTLFQLAAERDVLALADQALLVPDLIGYWLTGVAATEITNASTTGLLDPHTRAWDHELLARLDLPLGILAPLIEPGSRLGSLLPAVAAELGAPAGLGVVAVGSHDTASAVVAVPAADEDFAYISSGTWSLVGVELEEPVVSLEGRAANFTNEGGVDGRVRFLKNVSGLWLLSESIRTWERSTGEQIDLPELLREAAAIRGPITTFDPADERFLAPGNMPGRIVEWCVERGLAQPRTRPEFVRSILESLAEAYASTLADAVRLSGKRVRTIHIVGGGSQNELLCQLTADRTGLPVEAGPSEATAIGNIIVQARAQGLVSGSLESLRALVRRAFPPVRYEPRPSSPEKG; encoded by the coding sequence ATGAAGGCGGTCGCGGCGGTCGACCTCGGCGCGACCAGCGGGCGCGTCATCCTCGGCTACGTCGGCCACGACGAGCTGCGGATGCGGCACGTCGCGCGCTTCCCGAACCAGCCGGTCCGCGTCCAGGAGGGCGCCGAGTCCGCGCTGCACTGGAACATCCTCGAGCTGCACCGCTCGCTGACGACCGGGCTGACCAACGCCCTCCGCGACGAGCCCGAGGTCGTCTCGATCGGCATCGACTCCTGGGCCGTCGACTACGCCCTGCTGCGGCAGGGGCGCATGCTCGGCGCGCCGTACCACTACCGCGACGAGCGGACCGCGCGCGGCGTCGCCGATGTGCACGCGCGGATCGGCGCGGAGGAGCTCTACGCGCGCAACGGACTGCAGCACCTCCCCTTCAACACGCTGTTCCAGCTCGCCGCCGAGCGCGACGTGCTCGCCCTCGCCGACCAGGCGCTGCTCGTCCCGGACCTGATCGGCTACTGGCTGACCGGCGTCGCCGCGACCGAGATCACCAACGCCTCCACCACGGGTCTGCTCGACCCGCACACCCGCGCGTGGGACCACGAGCTCCTCGCGCGCCTCGATCTGCCGCTCGGGATCCTCGCCCCTCTGATCGAGCCGGGCTCCCGGCTCGGCTCGCTCCTGCCCGCCGTCGCCGCCGAGCTCGGCGCCCCGGCCGGGCTCGGCGTCGTCGCCGTCGGCTCGCACGACACGGCCTCGGCCGTCGTCGCCGTGCCGGCCGCGGACGAGGACTTCGCGTACATCTCCAGCGGCACCTGGTCGCTCGTCGGCGTCGAACTCGAGGAGCCGGTGGTCTCGCTGGAGGGTCGGGCCGCCAACTTCACCAACGAGGGCGGCGTCGACGGGCGTGTCCGATTCCTGAAGAACGTGTCCGGGCTGTGGCTGCTCTCCGAGTCGATCCGCACCTGGGAGCGCAGCACCGGCGAGCAGATCGACCTCCCCGAGCTGCTGCGGGAGGCCGCGGCGATCCGCGGCCCGATCACGACCTTCGACCCCGCCGACGAGCGCTTCCTCGCCCCCGGCAACATGCCCGGCCGGATCGTCGAGTGGTGCGTCGAGCGCGGCCTCGCGCAGCCGCGCACCCGGCCCGAGTTCGTCCGCTCGATCCTGGAGTCGCTCGCCGAGGCCTACGCGAGCACCCTCGCCGACGCCGTCCGACTCAGCGGCAAGCGGGTCCGCACGATCCACATCGTCGGCGGCGGCTCGCAGAACGAGCTGCTCTGCCAGCTCACCGCCGACCGCACCGGGCTCCCGGTCGAGGCCGGCCCCAGCGAGGCCACGGCGATCGGCAACATCATCGTCCAGGCCCGCGCCCAGGGCCTCGTCTCCGGCTCGCTCGAATCGCTGCGCGCGCTCGTGCGCCGGGCGTTCCCGCCGGTGCGCTACGAACCCCGTCCCTCCTCCCCCGAGAAAGGCTGA
- a CDS encoding alpha-hydroxy acid oxidase, giving the protein MVQRQFPKPVELLEYLSFKKPELDGRKRRLDAALTIEDLRTIAKRRTPKAAFDYTDGSAEGEISIARARQAFEDVEFHPQVLRDVAAVDTTATVLGAPSAMPFGIAPTGFTRLMQTEGETAGAGAAAAAGIPFTLSTLGTTSIENVKKANPHGRNWFQLYVMRDREISYGLVERAAQAGYETLFFTVDTPVAGARLRDKRNGFSIPPQLTVGTVLDALPRPWWWFDFLTTQKLEFASLSATGGTVGDLLDLAMDPTISFEDLKVIREMWPGKLVIKGVQSVEDAHKFADFGVDGIVLSNHGGRQLDRAPIPFHLLPEVVREVGTDTEVMVDTGIMNGADIVSSIALGAKFTLIGRAYLYGLMAGGRQGVDRTIAILSDQIVRTMKLLGAHSLEELTPAHVTQLERLQPRPRA; this is encoded by the coding sequence ATGGTCCAGCGCCAGTTCCCGAAGCCCGTCGAGCTGCTCGAGTACCTCAGCTTCAAGAAGCCCGAGCTCGACGGCCGCAAGCGCCGCCTCGACGCCGCGCTCACCATCGAGGACCTCCGCACCATCGCGAAGCGCCGCACCCCGAAGGCCGCGTTCGACTACACCGACGGCTCCGCCGAGGGCGAGATCTCCATCGCCCGCGCCCGCCAGGCCTTCGAGGACGTGGAGTTCCACCCCCAGGTGCTCCGCGACGTCGCCGCCGTCGACACCACCGCCACCGTCCTCGGCGCACCCTCCGCCATGCCGTTCGGGATCGCGCCCACCGGATTCACCCGCCTGATGCAGACCGAGGGCGAGACCGCCGGGGCCGGAGCGGCCGCCGCCGCGGGCATCCCGTTCACCCTCTCCACGCTCGGCACCACCTCGATCGAGAACGTGAAGAAGGCCAACCCCCACGGCCGCAACTGGTTCCAGCTCTACGTCATGCGCGACCGCGAGATCTCCTACGGCCTCGTCGAGCGCGCCGCGCAGGCCGGCTACGAGACGCTCTTCTTCACCGTCGACACCCCCGTCGCCGGCGCCCGCCTGCGCGACAAGCGCAACGGCTTCTCCATCCCGCCGCAGCTCACCGTCGGCACCGTCCTGGACGCCCTGCCCCGCCCGTGGTGGTGGTTCGACTTCCTCACCACCCAGAAGCTCGAGTTCGCCTCGCTCAGCGCGACCGGCGGCACCGTCGGCGACCTCCTCGACCTCGCCATGGACCCCACCATCAGCTTCGAGGACCTGAAGGTCATCCGCGAGATGTGGCCCGGCAAGCTCGTCATCAAGGGCGTGCAGAGCGTCGAGGACGCCCACAAGTTCGCCGACTTCGGCGTCGACGGCATCGTCCTCTCCAACCACGGCGGACGCCAGCTCGACCGCGCGCCCATCCCGTTCCACCTCCTCCCCGAGGTCGTCCGCGAGGTCGGCACCGACACCGAGGTGATGGTCGACACCGGCATCATGAACGGCGCCGACATCGTCTCCTCCATCGCCCTGGGAGCGAAGTTCACCCTCATCGGCCGCGCCTACCTCTACGGCCTGATGGCCGGCGGCCGCCAGGGCGTCGACCGCACCATCGCGATCCTCTCCGACCAGATCGTCCGCACCATGAAGCTGCTCGGCGCCCACTCCCTCGAGGAGCTGACCCCGGCCCACGTCACCCAGCTCGAGCGCCTGCAGCCCCGCCCCCGCGCCTGA
- a CDS encoding PadR family transcriptional regulator produces MKNQSSTGAFGAGNPIDGIWQAMEQARAGFEKRTGSRVGRGDVRAAVLALLAEQPMHGYQIIHEIEERSGGSWKPSPGSVYPTLQLLADEGLIAADESNGRKTYSLTDSGRAQVAASGTDAPWSESDQVDFGALPKAGVALAQAAAQVGRSGTPAQIRQAVSELEDVRRRLYAILAQD; encoded by the coding sequence ATGAAGAACCAGTCCTCGACCGGCGCGTTCGGCGCCGGCAACCCCATCGACGGCATCTGGCAGGCGATGGAGCAGGCCCGCGCCGGCTTCGAGAAGCGCACCGGCAGCCGCGTCGGCCGCGGCGACGTCCGCGCCGCCGTCCTCGCACTCCTCGCCGAGCAGCCGATGCACGGCTACCAGATCATCCACGAGATCGAGGAGCGCAGCGGCGGCAGCTGGAAGCCGAGCCCCGGCTCCGTCTACCCGACCCTGCAGCTGCTCGCCGACGAGGGCCTGATCGCCGCCGACGAGTCCAACGGCCGCAAGACCTACAGCCTCACCGACTCCGGTCGCGCGCAGGTCGCCGCCTCGGGCACCGACGCCCCCTGGTCCGAGTCCGACCAGGTCGACTTCGGCGCACTGCCGAAGGCGGGCGTCGCACTCGCCCAGGCCGCCGCGCAGGTCGGCCGCTCGGGCACCCCGGCTCAGATCCGGCAGGCCGTCTCCGAACTCGAGGACGTGCGCCGACGCCTGTACGCGATCCTCGCGCAGGACTGA
- a CDS encoding AarF/UbiB family protein, with amino-acid sequence MAPVRPGLTDPGRRARSDQRRYRRILRFASWHLAVTWFFDLLLPRIGLTAVALRTRPQRMRRFARSFHVLAVDLGGLMIKVGQFMSSRLDVLPPEITRELEGLQDEVPPVPFPRIRALAESELGTTLARAYADVDETPVAAASLGQAHRARLSPVDAADSGHENAIVKVQRPGIDEIVEVDLAALRRIGGWLTHVRLVSDRVDAPALVEEFAVTSLEEIDYLREAANSVRFAADFAGDPRVAVPDVIWERSTRKVLTLQDVTAIKITDAEGLAAAGIDPRDVAPVFAAVMFDQLFTNGWFHADPHPGNVFVTPTPGGELPWRLTFIDFGMMGEVPPSTRAGLRAMLIAAASRDGKGLVDAARNVGVLLPSADSRELERAMTQLFARFGGMGFAELREVDPREFRDFAIQFGDVVRSLPFQLPENFLLIIRAMSLTSGVCSALDPAFNLWDSVEPYAQQLIREERGNVAQDVGRQALDTLGLLVRLPRRLDELATTLEDGTLAVTVPTVERRLNRLEGTVRRIVSAVLFAGLLIAGAVVRADDTVFGTVLMAVSALPLLHALFSRSRLL; translated from the coding sequence GTGGCGCCGGTCCGCCCGGGTCTGACCGACCCGGGCCGCCGAGCCCGCAGCGACCAGCGTCGCTACCGCCGCATTCTGCGGTTCGCCTCCTGGCACCTCGCGGTGACCTGGTTCTTCGATCTGCTGCTGCCCCGCATCGGGCTGACGGCGGTCGCGCTGCGCACCCGCCCGCAGCGGATGCGGCGCTTCGCGCGCAGCTTCCACGTCCTGGCCGTCGACCTCGGCGGTCTGATGATCAAGGTGGGCCAGTTCATGTCGTCGCGCCTGGACGTCCTGCCGCCCGAGATCACCCGCGAGCTGGAGGGCCTCCAGGACGAGGTGCCTCCGGTGCCGTTCCCCCGGATCCGGGCCCTCGCCGAGTCCGAGCTGGGGACGACGCTCGCACGCGCCTACGCGGACGTCGACGAGACGCCCGTCGCCGCCGCCTCGCTCGGCCAGGCGCACCGCGCCCGGCTCTCCCCGGTGGACGCCGCCGACTCCGGGCACGAGAACGCCATCGTCAAGGTCCAGCGGCCCGGCATCGACGAGATCGTCGAGGTCGACCTCGCGGCGCTCCGGCGCATCGGCGGCTGGCTGACCCACGTGCGCCTCGTCTCCGACCGCGTCGACGCGCCCGCGCTGGTCGAGGAGTTCGCGGTCACGAGCCTCGAGGAGATCGACTACCTGCGCGAGGCGGCCAACTCGGTGCGCTTCGCCGCCGACTTCGCCGGCGATCCCCGCGTCGCCGTCCCGGACGTGATCTGGGAGCGCTCGACCCGCAAGGTGCTCACCCTGCAGGACGTCACCGCGATCAAGATCACCGACGCCGAGGGTCTCGCCGCCGCCGGGATCGATCCGCGCGACGTCGCCCCGGTGTTCGCCGCGGTCATGTTCGACCAGCTCTTCACCAACGGCTGGTTCCACGCCGACCCGCACCCGGGCAACGTCTTCGTGACGCCGACCCCCGGCGGCGAGCTGCCCTGGCGGCTGACCTTCATCGACTTCGGGATGATGGGCGAGGTGCCGCCGTCGACGAGGGCGGGACTGCGCGCGATGCTGATCGCCGCCGCCTCGCGCGACGGCAAGGGCCTCGTCGACGCGGCGCGCAACGTAGGGGTGCTGCTCCCCTCGGCCGACTCCCGCGAGCTCGAGCGCGCGATGACGCAGCTCTTCGCGCGCTTCGGCGGCATGGGCTTCGCCGAGCTGCGCGAGGTCGACCCGCGCGAGTTCCGCGACTTCGCGATCCAGTTCGGCGACGTGGTGCGCTCGCTGCCGTTCCAGCTGCCCGAGAACTTCCTGCTCATCATCCGGGCGATGTCGCTGACGTCGGGGGTGTGCAGCGCGCTCGATCCGGCGTTCAACCTCTGGGACTCGGTCGAGCCCTACGCGCAGCAGCTGATCCGGGAGGAGCGCGGCAACGTCGCGCAGGACGTGGGCCGGCAGGCGCTCGACACGCTCGGGCTCCTCGTGCGCCTGCCGCGGCGCCTGGACGAGCTGGCGACGACCCTCGAGGACGGGACGCTCGCGGTCACCGTGCCGACGGTAGAGCGCCGGCTGAACCGGCTCGAGGGGACGGTCCGGAGGATCGTCTCGGCGGTGCTCTTCGCCGGGCTGCTCATCGCGGGTGCGGTCGTCCGGGCCGACGACACCGTGTTCGGCACGGTGCTGATGGCGGTCTCCGCGCTGCCGCTGCTGCACGCGCTGTTCTCGCGCTCGCGCCTGCTCTGA
- a CDS encoding NADP-dependent oxidoreductase encodes MQAVRFHEVGGPEVLVQEEIPVPVPGAGQVRLRVAASAFNVADAGMRGGVLPIPVELPHVPGYDVSGTVDAVGDGVEGVAVGDPVVAFLPMERDGGAAGLVLAPADAVVAAPRSIPLPDAAALPSVALTAWQALFDDGRLEAGQRVLIVGAGGVVGKYAVQLAKRAGVRVVATASPRSSAAVRAAGADEVVDHTTTDVLGALGEQVDVLLNLAPLEPDRFAAYVAAVRDGGVVVSTTAFLTTPGDESRGVRAATVFVLPNRDRLAELVALVDAGALAVEVTRRVPLAELPAIHAEAAAGRITGKVIVLP; translated from the coding sequence ATGCAGGCAGTGCGATTCCATGAGGTGGGCGGACCCGAGGTCCTCGTCCAGGAGGAGATCCCGGTCCCGGTTCCCGGCGCCGGGCAGGTGCGGCTCCGGGTCGCAGCCTCGGCCTTCAACGTCGCCGACGCCGGCATGCGCGGCGGCGTCCTGCCGATCCCGGTCGAGCTCCCGCACGTGCCGGGGTACGACGTCTCCGGCACGGTCGACGCGGTCGGCGACGGGGTCGAGGGGGTCGCGGTGGGTGATCCGGTCGTCGCGTTCCTGCCGATGGAGCGCGACGGTGGAGCCGCCGGCCTTGTCCTGGCGCCGGCCGACGCGGTCGTCGCCGCTCCGAGGAGCATCCCGCTGCCCGACGCGGCCGCGCTGCCGTCGGTCGCGCTGACCGCGTGGCAGGCGCTGTTCGACGACGGCCGGCTCGAGGCCGGTCAGCGGGTGCTGATCGTCGGCGCGGGCGGGGTGGTCGGGAAGTACGCCGTGCAGCTCGCGAAGCGCGCCGGCGTGCGCGTGGTCGCGACGGCGAGTCCGCGCAGCAGCGCTGCCGTCCGTGCCGCGGGAGCCGACGAGGTCGTCGATCACACGACGACCGACGTGCTCGGAGCCCTCGGCGAGCAGGTCGACGTGCTGCTCAACCTGGCGCCGCTCGAGCCGGACCGGTTCGCGGCGTACGTCGCGGCGGTGCGCGACGGGGGAGTCGTCGTCAGCACGACCGCGTTCCTGACCACCCCCGGCGACGAGAGTCGCGGCGTGCGCGCGGCGACGGTGTTCGTGCTCCCGAACCGCGACCGGCTCGCGGAGCTCGTCGCGCTCGTCGACGCCGGCGCCCTGGCCGTCGAGGTCACCCGCCGGGTGCCGCTGGCCGAGCTGCCGGCGATCCATGCCGAGGCGGCCGCCGGCCGGATCACCGGGAAGGTGATCGTCCTGCCGTGA
- a CDS encoding MarR family transcriptional regulator has protein sequence MTDAALTPTQLSAYLAFTEVGSLLRPAVEQQLREAGDLSYLQFQLLARLGDAPDGRQRMTDLADGVAHSRSGLTYQAQLLEQRGLVTRSPSPDDERSTVVALTAAGREILRAVFPGHIATVHGLLFAPLTEADAGELARILGRVGEHLRAAPPRSARRRRSKPANGSPLTGPRES, from the coding sequence ATGACGGACGCCGCCCTCACCCCGACTCAGCTCTCGGCCTACCTGGCCTTCACCGAGGTCGGCAGCCTGCTGCGCCCGGCGGTCGAGCAGCAGCTGCGCGAGGCCGGCGACCTGAGCTACCTCCAGTTCCAGCTGCTGGCGCGCCTGGGCGACGCCCCGGACGGACGACAGCGGATGACCGACCTCGCGGACGGCGTCGCGCACAGCCGCAGCGGCCTCACCTACCAGGCGCAGCTGCTCGAGCAGCGGGGGCTCGTCACCCGCTCGCCGTCACCGGACGACGAGCGCAGCACCGTCGTCGCGCTGACCGCCGCGGGGCGGGAGATCCTCCGAGCCGTCTTCCCCGGGCACATCGCGACCGTGCACGGGCTGCTGTTCGCCCCGCTCACCGAGGCGGATGCGGGTGAGCTCGCGCGCATCCTCGGGCGGGTCGGCGAGCACCTGCGGGCGGCGCCGCCGAGGTCGGCGCGACGGCGACGGTCGAAGCCCGCGAACGGCTCCCCGCTGACCGGACCTCGCGAGTCCTAG
- a CDS encoding SDR family NAD(P)-dependent oxidoreductase: MSGSTQGIGRAIALALLREGVEVVVNGRTEAGVGAAVESLGAQVPGAVVSGLAADFADAESVDRLLERLGRVDVLVNNVGLFEVAPFAAITDEQWLRFFTVNVMSGVRLSRHVLDSMIEAGWGRIVFVSSESGVNVPADMTHYGVTKAGMLALGNGLAKLTRGTGVTVNTVLGGPTWSDGVASSVEGIAAAQGVPVDALRAAIIGGSATSLVERFLEPDEIASLVTYLASPRASATNGAALRADGGVLTGLL, encoded by the coding sequence GTGAGCGGTTCGACGCAGGGCATCGGCCGGGCGATCGCGCTCGCCCTGCTGCGGGAGGGTGTCGAGGTCGTGGTGAACGGCCGGACCGAGGCGGGTGTCGGTGCGGCGGTCGAGAGTCTCGGCGCGCAGGTCCCCGGCGCCGTCGTCTCCGGCCTCGCCGCCGACTTCGCCGATGCGGAGTCCGTGGACCGCCTGCTGGAGCGCCTCGGCCGGGTGGACGTCCTGGTCAACAACGTCGGCCTGTTCGAGGTCGCTCCCTTCGCGGCGATCACCGACGAGCAGTGGCTGCGCTTCTTCACGGTGAACGTGATGAGCGGCGTCCGCCTGTCCCGACACGTCCTCGACTCGATGATCGAGGCCGGCTGGGGCCGAATCGTCTTCGTCAGCAGCGAGTCCGGCGTGAACGTCCCGGCCGACATGACGCACTACGGAGTGACCAAGGCGGGGATGCTCGCGCTCGGCAACGGCCTGGCCAAGCTGACCCGCGGCACCGGGGTCACGGTCAACACGGTCCTCGGCGGCCCGACCTGGTCGGACGGCGTCGCGAGCAGCGTCGAGGGCATCGCGGCCGCGCAGGGCGTTCCGGTGGACGCCCTCCGCGCCGCGATCATCGGCGGCAGCGCGACCTCCCTCGTCGAGCGCTTCCTCGAGCCGGACGAGATCGCCTCGCTCGTCACCTACCTCGCCAGCCCGCGCGCCTCCGCCACGAACGGAGCGGCCCTGCGCGCCGACGGCGGCGTGCTGACCGGTCTGCTCTAG